TGCGGTGCACCGTGGCGTTCATCTCCTGCAGGAACTGAACCGCCTCGAGGTTCTCGCGGCCCCCGTAGATGTTGGGCGTCCAGCCGCCCTCGGGGCGCGAGTAGTCGAGGTAGAGCATCGAGGCCACGGCGTCGACCCGCAGGCCGTCGATGTGGTACTCCTGCAGCCAGTACAAAGCGTTGGCGACCAGGAAGTTTCGCACCTCCGGGCGGCCGAAGTCGAAGACGTAGGTGCCCCAGTCGAGTTGTTCGCCGCGCCGCGGGTCGGCGTGCTCGTAGAGCGGGGTGCCGTCGAAGCGGCCCAGTGCCCAGGCGTCCTTCGGGAAGTGCGCGGGCACCCAGTCGACGATGACGCCGATGCCGGCTTCGTGCAGTCTGTCCACCAGGTGCCGGAACTCGTCGGGACTGCCGAACCGCGAACTGGGCGCGTAGTACGACGTGACCTGATAACCCCAGGACCCGCCGAAGGGGTGCTCGGCGACGGGGAGCATCTCGACGTGCGTGAAGCCTTGCGCCACCACGTATTCGGTCAGCTGGTCGGCCAGTTCGCGATATGACAGGCCGGGCCGCCAGGAGCCCAGATGCACCTCGTAGGTGCTCATGGGCTCGAACACCGGGTTCCGCTGTGTCCGCTGTTGCATCCAGTCGTCGTCGGACCACACGTACTCGCTGGCGAACACACGTGACGCGGTCTGGGGCGGCACCTCGGTGGCGAACGCTACGGGGTCGGCACGATCGACCACATTGCCGTCGGCACCGTGCACGCGGAACTTGTAGAGCCCGTCTTGGGGGAAGTCCGGCCAGAACAGTTCCCACACGCCGGTGGACCCCAGCACACGCATCGGCGCGTCGGTACCGCTCCAGTGGTTGAAGTCTCCGATCAGGCTGACGCCCTGGGCATTCGGAGCCCACACGGCGAAGGAGACACCCTCGACCACGCCATCGGCGGTGGTGAACGACCTGGGATGGGCGCCGAGCACCTCCCACAGGCGCTCGTGGCGGCCCTCGGCGAACAGGTGCAGGTCCACCTCGCCCAGCGTGGGCAGGAAGCGGTAGGCGTCCGCGCTCGTCAGGCCGTACTCACCACCGTCCTCTGTCGGGTAACCGACCTCCAGCCGGTAGTCGATCAGATCCGTGAAGGGCAGCGCCACCGCGAACAATCCGGAATCGATGTGCTGCAACGGGTGTCGCTCGCCGCCGATGAGAGCGGTGACCTTCGCCGCGTGCGGACGGTACGCGCGGATCACCGTGTGGCCGCCATACTCGTGCGCCCCGAGGACCGAATGCGGATCGTGGTGTGTGCCTGCGACCAGGCGGTGCAGATCGGATGGGTCTGGGGCGAGGTGCTTGCTGATGATCTCAGTGCCAGTCATCGGACGACTCCTCTCATTCCCGGCGAAGCAGCGGACCGCGAGCGTCGGCCGGGATCAGTGGCATATTCACGATGTGTGCCACCGCGCGGGCCGGATCGATGCGAATGTAGTTCGCCTGGCCCCATTGGTATTCCTCTCCGGTGATCTCGTCGCGCACCCAGAACCGGTCGTAGTCGTGCTTGCCCAGTGCCGCCATGTCCAGCCAGAGCGTGGCCTCCTCGGTGCCGAACGGGTTGAGCGTCACCACCACCAGCACGCAGTCGCCGGTGATCGGATCGAACTTGCTGTAGGCCAGCAGAGCGTCGTTGTCGAGGTGATGGAACTTGATGGTGCGCATGTCCTGCAGAGCGGGATGCAGGCGACGAATCTCATTGAGGCGTGTGATGAACGGTTCCAGCGACTCGCCACGCACCAGGGCGCCCTCGAAATCCCGCGGTCGCAGTTCGTACTTCTCGGAGTCCAGGTACTCCTCGCTGCCTTCCCGAACGGACTGATGCTCAAACAACTCGAACCCGGAGTAGACACCCCACAGCGGGCTCAGCGTCGACGCGAGCACGGCTCGGATGGCGAACATCCCCGGCCCGCCGTGCTGCAGGCTCTCGTGCAGGATGTCGGGAGTATTCACAAACAGGTTGGGGCGAGCCTCATCGGCATGCGCGGCGATCTCCTGGCCGAACTCGGCGATCTCCCACTTCGCCGTGCGCCACGTGAAGTAGCTGTACGACTGCGTGAAGCCGAGACGGGCCAGGCCGTAGAGGCGGGCCGGGCGGGTGAACGCCTCGGACAGGAACAGCACGTCGGGATCGACGCGTTTGACCTCGGCGATCAGCCAGGCCCAGAAGTTGGGCGGCTTGGTGTGGGGGTTGTCGACGCGAAACACCTTGACGCCGTGTGAGATCCAGTGCTTGACCACGCGCAGCACCTCGTAGTACAGGCCCGCGGGATCATTGTCAAAGTTCAGCGGGTAGATGTCCTGGTACTTCTTGGGCGGGTTCTCGGCATAGGCGATGGTGCCGTCGGGCAGTTCGGTGAACCACTGCCGGTGGTCCTTGGCCCACGGATGGTCGGGCGCGCACTGCAGGGCCAGATCCAGCGCCACCTCCATACCGAGATCCTTTGTGGCCGAAACGAAGTCGTCGAAATCTTCGATGGTGCCCAAATCCGGGTGGACGGCGTCATGGCCGCCCTCGACGCTGCCGATCGCCCATGGTGAGCCGACATCCCCGGGGGCTGCGGTGACGGTGTTGTTGCGGCCCTTGCGATGCACCCGCCCGATGGGGTGGATGGGCGGCAGGTACACCACGTCGAAGCCCATCTTGGCGATCCGCGCCAATGCCTTGGTGGCCGTGGTGAAGGTGCCGTGCTGCGGTTCGCCCTCGGCGTTCCAGCCGCCGGTGGAGCGCGGGAACATCTCGTACCACGACGCGAACCGGGCCGCGGGACGGTCGACCCAGATCCCGAACGGCTCGCCGCGGGTCACCAACTCTCGCAGGGGGTGCTGCGCCAGAAGCGCGGTCACATCGTCGGACAGCGCGCGGGCGGCGCGATC
The DNA window shown above is from Mycolicibacterium confluentis and carries:
- the glgB gene encoding 1,4-alpha-glucan branching protein GlgB, yielding MTGTEIISKHLAPDPSDLHRLVAGTHHDPHSVLGAHEYGGHTVIRAYRPHAAKVTALIGGERHPLQHIDSGLFAVALPFTDLIDYRLEVGYPTEDGGEYGLTSADAYRFLPTLGEVDLHLFAEGRHERLWEVLGAHPRSFTTADGVVEGVSFAVWAPNAQGVSLIGDFNHWSGTDAPMRVLGSTGVWELFWPDFPQDGLYKFRVHGADGNVVDRADPVAFATEVPPQTASRVFASEYVWSDDDWMQQRTQRNPVFEPMSTYEVHLGSWRPGLSYRELADQLTEYVVAQGFTHVEMLPVAEHPFGGSWGYQVTSYYAPSSRFGSPDEFRHLVDRLHEAGIGVIVDWVPAHFPKDAWALGRFDGTPLYEHADPRRGEQLDWGTYVFDFGRPEVRNFLVANALYWLQEYHIDGLRVDAVASMLYLDYSRPEGGWTPNIYGGRENLEAVQFLQEMNATVHRTAPGIVTIAEESTSWPGVTRPTSLGGLGFSMKWNMGWMNDTLDYMKRDPIHRSYHHHEMTFSMLYAFSENYVLPISHDEVVHGKGTLWGRMPGNDHIKAAGLRSLLAYQWAHPGKQLLFMGQEFGQRAEWSEERGLDWFQLDEHSFSSGIQRMVRDLNEIYVQTPALWSQDTKPEGYSWIDANDSGNNVLSFLRFGSDGSVLACVFNFAGNEHSSYRVGLPHTGRWREVLNTDATTYDGAGAGNLGGVEATADPWHGRPASAALVLPPTSAIWLAPE
- a CDS encoding alpha-1,4-glucan--maltose-1-phosphate maltosyltransferase codes for the protein MPGRIEIDDVAPAVSGGRFPAKAVVGEVIPISATVWREGHDAVAATLVLRYHGPTYPKLVTGPAAPPDAVPPAGPAAAAAPARRKPVQLPMGPGHTPDVFHGQFVPDAVGLWTFRVDGWGDPITTWRHAVVAKLEAGQGETELSNDLLVGAQLLERAAGGVPRQNRYPLIEAAAALREPGDPTDRAARALSDDVTALLAQHPLRELVTRGEPFGIWVDRPAARFASWYEMFPRSTGGWNAEGEPQHGTFTTATKALARIAKMGFDVVYLPPIHPIGRVHRKGRNNTVTAAPGDVGSPWAIGSVEGGHDAVHPDLGTIEDFDDFVSATKDLGMEVALDLALQCAPDHPWAKDHRQWFTELPDGTIAYAENPPKKYQDIYPLNFDNDPAGLYYEVLRVVKHWISHGVKVFRVDNPHTKPPNFWAWLIAEVKRVDPDVLFLSEAFTRPARLYGLARLGFTQSYSYFTWRTAKWEIAEFGQEIAAHADEARPNLFVNTPDILHESLQHGGPGMFAIRAVLASTLSPLWGVYSGFELFEHQSVREGSEEYLDSEKYELRPRDFEGALVRGESLEPFITRLNEIRRLHPALQDMRTIKFHHLDNDALLAYSKFDPITGDCVLVVVTLNPFGTEEATLWLDMAALGKHDYDRFWVRDEITGEEYQWGQANYIRIDPARAVAHIVNMPLIPADARGPLLRRE